In one Lycium barbarum isolate Lr01 chromosome 7, ASM1917538v2, whole genome shotgun sequence genomic region, the following are encoded:
- the LOC132602680 gene encoding probable pectinesterase 67, with product MKFFLSKFFKMNSNVTFWAIFLVINVIFLDFAHGLSVKNVIDSPLLTDKIATNRTIIVDVNGQGNFKSVQAAINSVPDGNSDWIIIHVRKGTYREKVHVPPKKSYIFMRGNGKGKTSIVWSESSTDNTKSATFKVEAPNFVAFGISFKNQALNGVTSTSQNNTSVAALVGADKVAFYHCAFLSTHNTLFDYKGRHYYDDCYIQGSIDFIFGRGKSLFQNCEIFVVADRRVEIRGSVTAQSRYSAKENSGFVFVEGKVYGIGGVYLGRAKGAYSRVIFAKTYLSKTIVPQGWTNWSSPGSTKNLYHGEYKCRGPGSAIEGRASWSKQLNDKEAMPFTSIEFIQGKEWLPAWI from the exons ATGAAATTTTTCCTTTCAAAATTCTTCAAGATGAATAGTAATGTTACATTTTGGGCCATTTTCCTTGTTATAAATGTTATTTTCTTGGATTTTGCCCATGGTTTATCTGTGAAAAATGTGATTGATTCCCCTCTATTAACAGATAAAATTGCCACTAATCGCACaattatagttgatgttaatgggCAAGGGAACTTTAAATCTGTTCAAGCTGCAATTAACTCAGTTCCAGATGGGAATTCTGATTGGATCATCATCCATGTTAGAAAAGGGACTTACAG AGAaaaagtccatgtaccacccAAGAAGTCCTACATTTTCATGAGAGGCAATGGAAAAGGAAAGACATCAATTGTATGGTCAGAAAGTTCCACTGATAACACCAAATCTGCTACTTTCAAAGTTGAAGCTCCTAATTTTGTTGCCTTTGGCATTAGCTTCAAG AACCAAGCACTCAATGGTGTAACGTCAACCTCACAAAACAACACATCAGTAGCAGCATTGGTGGGAGCAGACAAAGTTGCCTTCTATCATTGTGCATTTTTGAGTACTCACAACACTCTATTTGACTACAAAGGCAGACACTATTATGATGATTGTTACATTCAAGGTTCCATAGACTTCATATTTGGCCGTGGTAAATCCTTATTTCAA aaCTGTGAGATATTTGTAGTTGCAGATAGAAGGGTTGAGATTCGTGGTTCTGTGACAGCACAAAGTAGATATAGTGCCAAAGAGAACAGTGGCTTTGTGTTTGTGGAAGGGAAAGTGTATGGCATTGGAGGTGTGTACTTGGGAAGAGCCAAAGGGGCATATTCAAGGGTTATTTTTGCAAAAACTTACTTGTCTAAGACAATTGTACCTCAAGGCTGGACTAATTGGAGCTCTCCTGGATCAACAAA GAATTTATATCATGGTGAATACAAGTGCCGTGGACCAGGGTCTGCCATAGAAGGTCGTGCTTCATGGTCAAAACAACTCAATGACAAAGAAGCCATGCCATTCACCTCCATAGAATTTATCCAAGGCAAAGAATGGCTTCCAGCATGGATTTAA
- the LOC132604489 gene encoding putative ubiquitin-conjugating enzyme E2 38, whose amino-acid sequence MLQRKREAERTNMSTTTPGKSQNIQFPHFDVVSDESDHYYIKSNKSDKAQNCFKDANTSTYRSIMKEWKILEKNLPESIYVRAYEMRMDLLRAVIIGAPGTPYHDGLFFFDIVFPSDYPSHPPSVYYLSRGYHMNPNLYTNGYVCLSLINTWKGRTSSEMWTAKTSTVLQLLVSIQGLVLNDQPYFNEPGREKHIKSESWLQKSLAYNREVFILSCKTMLCHIRTPPKNFEAFVYEHFRERGESILVTIKAYSDGKAIVGHYQGDSQKSSCVKVPADFQNNLKKMCADLQRAFNNLTNSNTPNQVARKKKDPAKKKKKGKKAKEPSSGLMQRIIGFIKNIF is encoded by the exons ATGCTGCAAAGAAAGAGAGAAGCTGAAAGAACAAACATGAGTACGACTACTCCAG GTAAGAGCCAAAATATCCAATTCCCACATTTTGATGTTGTATCAGATGAATCAGACCATTACTACATCAAATCAAACAAATCCGATAAGGCACAAAATTGCTTCAAGGATGCAAACACTTCTACATACAGAAGCATCATGAAAGAATGGAAAATCCTTGAGAAAAATCTCCCTGAATCCATTTACGTTCGCGCTTATGAAATGCGTATGGATCTGCTCCGAGCAGTAATCATTGGTGCCCCGGGGACTCCTTACCACGACGGTCTATTCTTCTTTGACATTGTATTTCCTTCAGATTACCCGAGCCATCCTCCGAGTGTTTACTATTTGTCACGAGGCTATCATATGAATCCGAATCTTTATACCAACGGATATGTTTGTTTGAGCCTAATCAACACTTGGAAAGGCAGAACTTCGTCGGAAATGTGGACAGCTAAAACTTCTACAGTCCTTCAGCTCCTTGTCTCGATCCAGGGGCTCGTGCTCAACGATCAACCTTACTTCAACGAGCCTGGACGCGAAAAACATATTAAGTCTGAGAGTTGGCTGCAGAAGTCTTTAGCTTACAATAGGGAAGTCTTTATTTTGTCCTGTAAAACGATGCTTTGTCACATTCGCACGCCTCCAAAGAATTTCGAGGCCTTTGTCTACGAGCATTTTCGCGAACGTGGAGAGTCCATATTGGTGACTATTAAAGCCTATAGTGATGGCAAGGCAATTGTAGGTCATTATCAAGGAGATAGCCAGAAGTCGTCGTGTGTTAAAGTGCCTGCTGATTTTCAGAACAATTTGAAGAAAATGTGTGCTGATTTACAAAGGGCTTTCAACAATTTAACCAATTCAAATACTCCAAATCAGGTTGCCAGAAAAAAAAAGGATCCagctaagaagaagaagaaagggaaaaaAGCAAAGGAGCCATCAAGTGGACTTATGCAGAGAATAATAGGCTTTATCAAGAACATTTTTTGA